From Orcinus orca chromosome 3, mOrcOrc1.1, whole genome shotgun sequence, a single genomic window includes:
- the TMEM259 gene encoding membralin isoform X3 has product MAVTYSRLFPPAFRRLFEFFVLLKALFVLFVLAYIHIVFSRSPINCLEHVRDEWPREGVLRVEVQHNSSRAPVLLQFCSGGGSFPGLAVGPGGLELGGEDDEEELTVEVFGNSSVKFELDIEPKVFKPPGGPEALNDSQEFPFPETPTKAWPQDEYIVEYSLEYGFLRLSQATRQRLSIPVMVVTLDPTRDQCFGDRFSRLLLAEFLGYDDILMSSVKGLAENEENKGFLRNVVSGEHYRFVSMWMARTSYLAAFVIMVIFTLSVSMLLRYSHHQIFVFIVDLLQMLEMNMAIAFPAAPLLTVILALVGMEAIMSEFFNDTTTAFYIILIVWLADQYDAICCHTNTSKRHWLRFFYLYHFAFYAYHYRFNGQYSSLALVTSWLFIQHSMIYFFHHYELPAILQQIRVQEMLLQTPPLGPGSPTALPDDLNNNGGTPAATPDSTSQPPALGPGLQGGGGGPGPMAEAPSSLVAAAASVAAAASGDLGWMAETAAIITDASFLSGLSASLLDRRPASPLSPSGALPRDPQDSAPTSDSPGSDTAPQTAGVSGPSLASMAPVDAPSEVGS; this is encoded by the exons ATGGCTGTCACCTACTCGCGCCTCTTCCCGCCCGCCTTCCGTCGTCTCTTCGAGTTCTTCGTGTTGCTCAAG gccctgttCGTGCTCTTCGTCCTGGCCTACATCCACATAGTCTTCTCCCGCTCGCCCATCAACTGCCTGGAGCACGTGCGGGACGAGTGGCCGAGAGAGGGCGTCCTGCGCGTGGAGGTGCAGCACAACTCGAGCCGCGCGCCCGTCCTCCTGCAGTTCTGCAGTGGTGGCGGCAGCTTCCCTGGGCTGGCTGTGGGGCCGGGAGGCCTGGAGCTGGGGGGTGAGGACGACGAGGAGGAGCTGACCGTGGAGGTGTTTGGGAACAGCTCCGTCAAG TTTGAACTGGACATCGAGCCCAAGGTGTTCAAGCCACCAGGTGGCCCCGAGGCCCTAAACGACAGCCAGGAGTTCCCCTTCCCTGAGACGCCCACAAAAG CGTGGCCGCAGGACGAGTACATCGTGGAGTACTCGCTGGAGTACGGCTTCTTGCGGTTGTCGCAGGCCACGCGGCAGCGGCTTAGCATCCCAGTCATGGTGGTCACCCTGG ACCCCACGCGGGACCAGTGCTTCGGGGACCGCTTCAGCCGCCTGCTGCTGGCTGAGTTCCTGGGCTACGACGACATCCTCAtgtccagtgtgaaaggcctggCGGAAAACGAGGAGAACAAGG GCTTCCTGCGGAACGTGGTGTCCGGGGAGCACTACCGCTTCGTGAGCATGTGGATGGCCCGCACATCCTACCTGGCCGCCTTCGTCATCATGGTCATCTTC ACCTTGAGCGTGTCCATGCTGCTGCGCTACTCCCACCACCAGATCTTCGTCTTCATTG TGGACCTGCTGCAGATGCTGGAGATGAACATGGCCATCGCGTTCCCCGCAGCGCCCCTGCTGACCGTCATCCTGGCCCTCGTGG GAATGGAGGCCATCATGTCTGAGTTCTTCAACGACACCACCACGGCCTTCTACATCATTCTCATCGTGTGGCTGGCCGACCAGTATGACGCCATCTGCTGCCACACCAACACCAGCAAGCGGCACTGGCTTCG GTTCTTCTACCTGTACCACTTCGCCTTCTACGCCTACCACTACCGCTTCAACGGGCAGTACAGCAGCCTGGCCCTCGTCACTTCCTGGCTCTTCATCCAG CATTCCATGATCTACTTCTTCCACCACTACGAGCTGCCCGCCATTCTGCAGCAGATCCGCGTCCAGGAGATGCTGCTGCAGACGCCCCCGCTGGGCCCTGGCAGCCCCACGGCCCTGCCAGATGACCTGAACAACAACGGAGGCACCCCGGCTGCCACGCCCGACTCTACCAgccagccccctgccctgggccctggctTGCAGGGTGGTGGCGGAGGCCCTGGGCCCATGGCTGAGGCACCCAGCTCCCTGGTGGCCGCGGCGGCCTCGGTAGCCGCAGCAGCCAGTGGTGACCTGGGCTGGATGGCAGAGACGGCTGCCATCATCACAGACGCCTCCTTCTTATCTGGCCTGAGCGCCTCTCTCCTGGACCGGCGGCCGGCCAGCCCCCTCAGCCCCAGTGGGGCGCTCCCTCGGGACCCCCAGGACAGTGCCCCCACAAGCGACTCCCCAGGGTCTGACACAGCCCCGCAGACTGCTGGGGTGAGTGGGCCCAGCCTTGCGTCCATGGCTCCAGTGGATGCGCCCTCAGAGGTCGGCTCCTGA
- the TMEM259 gene encoding membralin isoform X2: MSELAAPGAPGPGPNGGGGGPAPPRGPRTPNLNPNPLINVRDRLFHALFFKMAVTYSRLFPPAFRRLFEFFVLLKALFVLFVLAYIHIVFSRSPINCLEHVRDEWPREGVLRVEVQHNSSRAPVLLQFCSGGGSFPGLAVGPGGLELGGEDDEEELTVEVFGNSSVKFELDIEPKVFKPPGGPEALNDSQEFPFPETPTKAWPQDEYIVEYSLEYGFLRLSQATRQRLSIPVMVVTLDPTRDQCFGDRFSRLLLAEFLGYDDILMSSVKGLAENEENKGFLRNVVSGEHYRFVSMWMARTSYLAAFVIMVIFTLSVSMLLRYSHHQIFVFIDLLQMLEMNMAIAFPAAPLLTVILALVGMEAIMSEFFNDTTTAFYIILIVWLADQYDAICCHTNTSKRHWLRFFYLYHFAFYAYHYRFNGQYSSLALVTSWLFIQHSMIYFFHHYELPAILQQIRVQEMLLQTPPLGPGSPTALPDDLNNNGGTPAATPDSTSQPPALGPGLQGGGGGPGPMAEAPSSLVAAAASVAAAASGDLGWMAETAAIITDASFLSGLSASLLDRRPASPLSPSGALPRDPQDSAPTSDSPGSDTAPQTAGVSGPSLASMAPVDAPSEVGS, translated from the exons ATGTCGGAGCTCGCGGCGCCCGGGGCCCCGGGGCCCGGGCCcaacggcggcggcggcggcccagCCCCCCCGCGTGGGCCTCGCACCCCCAACCTCAACCCCAATCCTCTCATCAACGTGCGCGACCGGCTCTTCCATGCGCTTTTCTTCAAGATGGCTGTCACCTACTCGCGCCTCTTCCCGCCCGCCTTCCGTCGTCTCTTCGAGTTCTTCGTGTTGCTCAAG gccctgttCGTGCTCTTCGTCCTGGCCTACATCCACATAGTCTTCTCCCGCTCGCCCATCAACTGCCTGGAGCACGTGCGGGACGAGTGGCCGAGAGAGGGCGTCCTGCGCGTGGAGGTGCAGCACAACTCGAGCCGCGCGCCCGTCCTCCTGCAGTTCTGCAGTGGTGGCGGCAGCTTCCCTGGGCTGGCTGTGGGGCCGGGAGGCCTGGAGCTGGGGGGTGAGGACGACGAGGAGGAGCTGACCGTGGAGGTGTTTGGGAACAGCTCCGTCAAG TTTGAACTGGACATCGAGCCCAAGGTGTTCAAGCCACCAGGTGGCCCCGAGGCCCTAAACGACAGCCAGGAGTTCCCCTTCCCTGAGACGCCCACAAAAG CGTGGCCGCAGGACGAGTACATCGTGGAGTACTCGCTGGAGTACGGCTTCTTGCGGTTGTCGCAGGCCACGCGGCAGCGGCTTAGCATCCCAGTCATGGTGGTCACCCTGG ACCCCACGCGGGACCAGTGCTTCGGGGACCGCTTCAGCCGCCTGCTGCTGGCTGAGTTCCTGGGCTACGACGACATCCTCAtgtccagtgtgaaaggcctggCGGAAAACGAGGAGAACAAGG GCTTCCTGCGGAACGTGGTGTCCGGGGAGCACTACCGCTTCGTGAGCATGTGGATGGCCCGCACATCCTACCTGGCCGCCTTCGTCATCATGGTCATCTTC ACCTTGAGCGTGTCCATGCTGCTGCGCTACTCCCACCACCAGATCTTCGTCTTCATTG ACCTGCTGCAGATGCTGGAGATGAACATGGCCATCGCGTTCCCCGCAGCGCCCCTGCTGACCGTCATCCTGGCCCTCGTGG GAATGGAGGCCATCATGTCTGAGTTCTTCAACGACACCACCACGGCCTTCTACATCATTCTCATCGTGTGGCTGGCCGACCAGTATGACGCCATCTGCTGCCACACCAACACCAGCAAGCGGCACTGGCTTCG GTTCTTCTACCTGTACCACTTCGCCTTCTACGCCTACCACTACCGCTTCAACGGGCAGTACAGCAGCCTGGCCCTCGTCACTTCCTGGCTCTTCATCCAG CATTCCATGATCTACTTCTTCCACCACTACGAGCTGCCCGCCATTCTGCAGCAGATCCGCGTCCAGGAGATGCTGCTGCAGACGCCCCCGCTGGGCCCTGGCAGCCCCACGGCCCTGCCAGATGACCTGAACAACAACGGAGGCACCCCGGCTGCCACGCCCGACTCTACCAgccagccccctgccctgggccctggctTGCAGGGTGGTGGCGGAGGCCCTGGGCCCATGGCTGAGGCACCCAGCTCCCTGGTGGCCGCGGCGGCCTCGGTAGCCGCAGCAGCCAGTGGTGACCTGGGCTGGATGGCAGAGACGGCTGCCATCATCACAGACGCCTCCTTCTTATCTGGCCTGAGCGCCTCTCTCCTGGACCGGCGGCCGGCCAGCCCCCTCAGCCCCAGTGGGGCGCTCCCTCGGGACCCCCAGGACAGTGCCCCCACAAGCGACTCCCCAGGGTCTGACACAGCCCCGCAGACTGCTGGGGTGAGTGGGCCCAGCCTTGCGTCCATGGCTCCAGTGGATGCGCCCTCAGAGGTCGGCTCCTGA
- the TMEM259 gene encoding membralin isoform X1, whose translation MSELAAPGAPGPGPNGGGGGPAPPRGPRTPNLNPNPLINVRDRLFHALFFKMAVTYSRLFPPAFRRLFEFFVLLKALFVLFVLAYIHIVFSRSPINCLEHVRDEWPREGVLRVEVQHNSSRAPVLLQFCSGGGSFPGLAVGPGGLELGGEDDEEELTVEVFGNSSVKFELDIEPKVFKPPGGPEALNDSQEFPFPETPTKAWPQDEYIVEYSLEYGFLRLSQATRQRLSIPVMVVTLDPTRDQCFGDRFSRLLLAEFLGYDDILMSSVKGLAENEENKGFLRNVVSGEHYRFVSMWMARTSYLAAFVIMVIFTLSVSMLLRYSHHQIFVFIVDLLQMLEMNMAIAFPAAPLLTVILALVGMEAIMSEFFNDTTTAFYIILIVWLADQYDAICCHTNTSKRHWLRFFYLYHFAFYAYHYRFNGQYSSLALVTSWLFIQHSMIYFFHHYELPAILQQIRVQEMLLQTPPLGPGSPTALPDDLNNNGGTPAATPDSTSQPPALGPGLQGGGGGPGPMAEAPSSLVAAAASVAAAASGDLGWMAETAAIITDASFLSGLSASLLDRRPASPLSPSGALPRDPQDSAPTSDSPGSDTAPQTAGVSGPSLASMAPVDAPSEVGS comes from the exons ATGTCGGAGCTCGCGGCGCCCGGGGCCCCGGGGCCCGGGCCcaacggcggcggcggcggcccagCCCCCCCGCGTGGGCCTCGCACCCCCAACCTCAACCCCAATCCTCTCATCAACGTGCGCGACCGGCTCTTCCATGCGCTTTTCTTCAAGATGGCTGTCACCTACTCGCGCCTCTTCCCGCCCGCCTTCCGTCGTCTCTTCGAGTTCTTCGTGTTGCTCAAG gccctgttCGTGCTCTTCGTCCTGGCCTACATCCACATAGTCTTCTCCCGCTCGCCCATCAACTGCCTGGAGCACGTGCGGGACGAGTGGCCGAGAGAGGGCGTCCTGCGCGTGGAGGTGCAGCACAACTCGAGCCGCGCGCCCGTCCTCCTGCAGTTCTGCAGTGGTGGCGGCAGCTTCCCTGGGCTGGCTGTGGGGCCGGGAGGCCTGGAGCTGGGGGGTGAGGACGACGAGGAGGAGCTGACCGTGGAGGTGTTTGGGAACAGCTCCGTCAAG TTTGAACTGGACATCGAGCCCAAGGTGTTCAAGCCACCAGGTGGCCCCGAGGCCCTAAACGACAGCCAGGAGTTCCCCTTCCCTGAGACGCCCACAAAAG CGTGGCCGCAGGACGAGTACATCGTGGAGTACTCGCTGGAGTACGGCTTCTTGCGGTTGTCGCAGGCCACGCGGCAGCGGCTTAGCATCCCAGTCATGGTGGTCACCCTGG ACCCCACGCGGGACCAGTGCTTCGGGGACCGCTTCAGCCGCCTGCTGCTGGCTGAGTTCCTGGGCTACGACGACATCCTCAtgtccagtgtgaaaggcctggCGGAAAACGAGGAGAACAAGG GCTTCCTGCGGAACGTGGTGTCCGGGGAGCACTACCGCTTCGTGAGCATGTGGATGGCCCGCACATCCTACCTGGCCGCCTTCGTCATCATGGTCATCTTC ACCTTGAGCGTGTCCATGCTGCTGCGCTACTCCCACCACCAGATCTTCGTCTTCATTG TGGACCTGCTGCAGATGCTGGAGATGAACATGGCCATCGCGTTCCCCGCAGCGCCCCTGCTGACCGTCATCCTGGCCCTCGTGG GAATGGAGGCCATCATGTCTGAGTTCTTCAACGACACCACCACGGCCTTCTACATCATTCTCATCGTGTGGCTGGCCGACCAGTATGACGCCATCTGCTGCCACACCAACACCAGCAAGCGGCACTGGCTTCG GTTCTTCTACCTGTACCACTTCGCCTTCTACGCCTACCACTACCGCTTCAACGGGCAGTACAGCAGCCTGGCCCTCGTCACTTCCTGGCTCTTCATCCAG CATTCCATGATCTACTTCTTCCACCACTACGAGCTGCCCGCCATTCTGCAGCAGATCCGCGTCCAGGAGATGCTGCTGCAGACGCCCCCGCTGGGCCCTGGCAGCCCCACGGCCCTGCCAGATGACCTGAACAACAACGGAGGCACCCCGGCTGCCACGCCCGACTCTACCAgccagccccctgccctgggccctggctTGCAGGGTGGTGGCGGAGGCCCTGGGCCCATGGCTGAGGCACCCAGCTCCCTGGTGGCCGCGGCGGCCTCGGTAGCCGCAGCAGCCAGTGGTGACCTGGGCTGGATGGCAGAGACGGCTGCCATCATCACAGACGCCTCCTTCTTATCTGGCCTGAGCGCCTCTCTCCTGGACCGGCGGCCGGCCAGCCCCCTCAGCCCCAGTGGGGCGCTCCCTCGGGACCCCCAGGACAGTGCCCCCACAAGCGACTCCCCAGGGTCTGACACAGCCCCGCAGACTGCTGGGGTGAGTGGGCCCAGCCTTGCGTCCATGGCTCCAGTGGATGCGCCCTCAGAGGTCGGCTCCTGA
- the TMEM259 gene encoding membralin isoform X6: MRNTAALFVLFVLAYIHIVFSRSPINCLEHVRDEWPREGVLRVEVQHNSSRAPVLLQFCSGGGSFPGLAVGPGGLELGGEDDEEELTVEVFGNSSVKFELDIEPKVFKPPGGPEALNDSQEFPFPETPTKAWPQDEYIVEYSLEYGFLRLSQATRQRLSIPVMVVTLDPTRDQCFGDRFSRLLLAEFLGYDDILMSSVKGLAENEENKGFLRNVVSGEHYRFVSMWMARTSYLAAFVIMVIFTLSVSMLLRYSHHQIFVFIVDLLQMLEMNMAIAFPAAPLLTVILALVGMEAIMSEFFNDTTTAFYIILIVWLADQYDAICCHTNTSKRHWLRFFYLYHFAFYAYHYRFNGQYSSLALVTSWLFIQHSMIYFFHHYELPAILQQIRVQEMLLQTPPLGPGSPTALPDDLNNNGGTPAATPDSTSQPPALGPGLQGGGGGPGPMAEAPSSLVAAAASVAAAASGDLGWMAETAAIITDASFLSGLSASLLDRRPASPLSPSGALPRDPQDSAPTSDSPGSDTAPQTAGVSGPSLASMAPVDAPSEVGS; this comes from the exons ATGAGAAACACAGCG gccctgttCGTGCTCTTCGTCCTGGCCTACATCCACATAGTCTTCTCCCGCTCGCCCATCAACTGCCTGGAGCACGTGCGGGACGAGTGGCCGAGAGAGGGCGTCCTGCGCGTGGAGGTGCAGCACAACTCGAGCCGCGCGCCCGTCCTCCTGCAGTTCTGCAGTGGTGGCGGCAGCTTCCCTGGGCTGGCTGTGGGGCCGGGAGGCCTGGAGCTGGGGGGTGAGGACGACGAGGAGGAGCTGACCGTGGAGGTGTTTGGGAACAGCTCCGTCAAG TTTGAACTGGACATCGAGCCCAAGGTGTTCAAGCCACCAGGTGGCCCCGAGGCCCTAAACGACAGCCAGGAGTTCCCCTTCCCTGAGACGCCCACAAAAG CGTGGCCGCAGGACGAGTACATCGTGGAGTACTCGCTGGAGTACGGCTTCTTGCGGTTGTCGCAGGCCACGCGGCAGCGGCTTAGCATCCCAGTCATGGTGGTCACCCTGG ACCCCACGCGGGACCAGTGCTTCGGGGACCGCTTCAGCCGCCTGCTGCTGGCTGAGTTCCTGGGCTACGACGACATCCTCAtgtccagtgtgaaaggcctggCGGAAAACGAGGAGAACAAGG GCTTCCTGCGGAACGTGGTGTCCGGGGAGCACTACCGCTTCGTGAGCATGTGGATGGCCCGCACATCCTACCTGGCCGCCTTCGTCATCATGGTCATCTTC ACCTTGAGCGTGTCCATGCTGCTGCGCTACTCCCACCACCAGATCTTCGTCTTCATTG TGGACCTGCTGCAGATGCTGGAGATGAACATGGCCATCGCGTTCCCCGCAGCGCCCCTGCTGACCGTCATCCTGGCCCTCGTGG GAATGGAGGCCATCATGTCTGAGTTCTTCAACGACACCACCACGGCCTTCTACATCATTCTCATCGTGTGGCTGGCCGACCAGTATGACGCCATCTGCTGCCACACCAACACCAGCAAGCGGCACTGGCTTCG GTTCTTCTACCTGTACCACTTCGCCTTCTACGCCTACCACTACCGCTTCAACGGGCAGTACAGCAGCCTGGCCCTCGTCACTTCCTGGCTCTTCATCCAG CATTCCATGATCTACTTCTTCCACCACTACGAGCTGCCCGCCATTCTGCAGCAGATCCGCGTCCAGGAGATGCTGCTGCAGACGCCCCCGCTGGGCCCTGGCAGCCCCACGGCCCTGCCAGATGACCTGAACAACAACGGAGGCACCCCGGCTGCCACGCCCGACTCTACCAgccagccccctgccctgggccctggctTGCAGGGTGGTGGCGGAGGCCCTGGGCCCATGGCTGAGGCACCCAGCTCCCTGGTGGCCGCGGCGGCCTCGGTAGCCGCAGCAGCCAGTGGTGACCTGGGCTGGATGGCAGAGACGGCTGCCATCATCACAGACGCCTCCTTCTTATCTGGCCTGAGCGCCTCTCTCCTGGACCGGCGGCCGGCCAGCCCCCTCAGCCCCAGTGGGGCGCTCCCTCGGGACCCCCAGGACAGTGCCCCCACAAGCGACTCCCCAGGGTCTGACACAGCCCCGCAGACTGCTGGGGTGAGTGGGCCCAGCCTTGCGTCCATGGCTCCAGTGGATGCGCCCTCAGAGGTCGGCTCCTGA
- the TMEM259 gene encoding membralin isoform X5, whose translation MQRPWSWRDGAAVWLALFVLFVLAYIHIVFSRSPINCLEHVRDEWPREGVLRVEVQHNSSRAPVLLQFCSGGGSFPGLAVGPGGLELGGEDDEEELTVEVFGNSSVKFELDIEPKVFKPPGGPEALNDSQEFPFPETPTKAWPQDEYIVEYSLEYGFLRLSQATRQRLSIPVMVVTLDPTRDQCFGDRFSRLLLAEFLGYDDILMSSVKGLAENEENKGFLRNVVSGEHYRFVSMWMARTSYLAAFVIMVIFTLSVSMLLRYSHHQIFVFIVDLLQMLEMNMAIAFPAAPLLTVILALVGMEAIMSEFFNDTTTAFYIILIVWLADQYDAICCHTNTSKRHWLRFFYLYHFAFYAYHYRFNGQYSSLALVTSWLFIQHSMIYFFHHYELPAILQQIRVQEMLLQTPPLGPGSPTALPDDLNNNGGTPAATPDSTSQPPALGPGLQGGGGGPGPMAEAPSSLVAAAASVAAAASGDLGWMAETAAIITDASFLSGLSASLLDRRPASPLSPSGALPRDPQDSAPTSDSPGSDTAPQTAGVSGPSLASMAPVDAPSEVGS comes from the exons ATGCAGAGGCCCTGGAGCTGGCGGGACGGCGCAGCCGTGTGGCTG gccctgttCGTGCTCTTCGTCCTGGCCTACATCCACATAGTCTTCTCCCGCTCGCCCATCAACTGCCTGGAGCACGTGCGGGACGAGTGGCCGAGAGAGGGCGTCCTGCGCGTGGAGGTGCAGCACAACTCGAGCCGCGCGCCCGTCCTCCTGCAGTTCTGCAGTGGTGGCGGCAGCTTCCCTGGGCTGGCTGTGGGGCCGGGAGGCCTGGAGCTGGGGGGTGAGGACGACGAGGAGGAGCTGACCGTGGAGGTGTTTGGGAACAGCTCCGTCAAG TTTGAACTGGACATCGAGCCCAAGGTGTTCAAGCCACCAGGTGGCCCCGAGGCCCTAAACGACAGCCAGGAGTTCCCCTTCCCTGAGACGCCCACAAAAG CGTGGCCGCAGGACGAGTACATCGTGGAGTACTCGCTGGAGTACGGCTTCTTGCGGTTGTCGCAGGCCACGCGGCAGCGGCTTAGCATCCCAGTCATGGTGGTCACCCTGG ACCCCACGCGGGACCAGTGCTTCGGGGACCGCTTCAGCCGCCTGCTGCTGGCTGAGTTCCTGGGCTACGACGACATCCTCAtgtccagtgtgaaaggcctggCGGAAAACGAGGAGAACAAGG GCTTCCTGCGGAACGTGGTGTCCGGGGAGCACTACCGCTTCGTGAGCATGTGGATGGCCCGCACATCCTACCTGGCCGCCTTCGTCATCATGGTCATCTTC ACCTTGAGCGTGTCCATGCTGCTGCGCTACTCCCACCACCAGATCTTCGTCTTCATTG TGGACCTGCTGCAGATGCTGGAGATGAACATGGCCATCGCGTTCCCCGCAGCGCCCCTGCTGACCGTCATCCTGGCCCTCGTGG GAATGGAGGCCATCATGTCTGAGTTCTTCAACGACACCACCACGGCCTTCTACATCATTCTCATCGTGTGGCTGGCCGACCAGTATGACGCCATCTGCTGCCACACCAACACCAGCAAGCGGCACTGGCTTCG GTTCTTCTACCTGTACCACTTCGCCTTCTACGCCTACCACTACCGCTTCAACGGGCAGTACAGCAGCCTGGCCCTCGTCACTTCCTGGCTCTTCATCCAG CATTCCATGATCTACTTCTTCCACCACTACGAGCTGCCCGCCATTCTGCAGCAGATCCGCGTCCAGGAGATGCTGCTGCAGACGCCCCCGCTGGGCCCTGGCAGCCCCACGGCCCTGCCAGATGACCTGAACAACAACGGAGGCACCCCGGCTGCCACGCCCGACTCTACCAgccagccccctgccctgggccctggctTGCAGGGTGGTGGCGGAGGCCCTGGGCCCATGGCTGAGGCACCCAGCTCCCTGGTGGCCGCGGCGGCCTCGGTAGCCGCAGCAGCCAGTGGTGACCTGGGCTGGATGGCAGAGACGGCTGCCATCATCACAGACGCCTCCTTCTTATCTGGCCTGAGCGCCTCTCTCCTGGACCGGCGGCCGGCCAGCCCCCTCAGCCCCAGTGGGGCGCTCCCTCGGGACCCCCAGGACAGTGCCCCCACAAGCGACTCCCCAGGGTCTGACACAGCCCCGCAGACTGCTGGGGTGAGTGGGCCCAGCCTTGCGTCCATGGCTCCAGTGGATGCGCCCTCAGAGGTCGGCTCCTGA
- the TMEM259 gene encoding membralin isoform X4, whose translation MAPRALLGPVLTAPLPQALFVLFVLAYIHIVFSRSPINCLEHVRDEWPREGVLRVEVQHNSSRAPVLLQFCSGGGSFPGLAVGPGGLELGGEDDEEELTVEVFGNSSVKFELDIEPKVFKPPGGPEALNDSQEFPFPETPTKAWPQDEYIVEYSLEYGFLRLSQATRQRLSIPVMVVTLDPTRDQCFGDRFSRLLLAEFLGYDDILMSSVKGLAENEENKGFLRNVVSGEHYRFVSMWMARTSYLAAFVIMVIFTLSVSMLLRYSHHQIFVFIVDLLQMLEMNMAIAFPAAPLLTVILALVGMEAIMSEFFNDTTTAFYIILIVWLADQYDAICCHTNTSKRHWLRFFYLYHFAFYAYHYRFNGQYSSLALVTSWLFIQHSMIYFFHHYELPAILQQIRVQEMLLQTPPLGPGSPTALPDDLNNNGGTPAATPDSTSQPPALGPGLQGGGGGPGPMAEAPSSLVAAAASVAAAASGDLGWMAETAAIITDASFLSGLSASLLDRRPASPLSPSGALPRDPQDSAPTSDSPGSDTAPQTAGVSGPSLASMAPVDAPSEVGS comes from the exons ATGGCACCACGTGCTCTGCTTGGGCCTGTGCtgaccgcccccctcccccaggccctgttCGTGCTCTTCGTCCTGGCCTACATCCACATAGTCTTCTCCCGCTCGCCCATCAACTGCCTGGAGCACGTGCGGGACGAGTGGCCGAGAGAGGGCGTCCTGCGCGTGGAGGTGCAGCACAACTCGAGCCGCGCGCCCGTCCTCCTGCAGTTCTGCAGTGGTGGCGGCAGCTTCCCTGGGCTGGCTGTGGGGCCGGGAGGCCTGGAGCTGGGGGGTGAGGACGACGAGGAGGAGCTGACCGTGGAGGTGTTTGGGAACAGCTCCGTCAAG TTTGAACTGGACATCGAGCCCAAGGTGTTCAAGCCACCAGGTGGCCCCGAGGCCCTAAACGACAGCCAGGAGTTCCCCTTCCCTGAGACGCCCACAAAAG CGTGGCCGCAGGACGAGTACATCGTGGAGTACTCGCTGGAGTACGGCTTCTTGCGGTTGTCGCAGGCCACGCGGCAGCGGCTTAGCATCCCAGTCATGGTGGTCACCCTGG ACCCCACGCGGGACCAGTGCTTCGGGGACCGCTTCAGCCGCCTGCTGCTGGCTGAGTTCCTGGGCTACGACGACATCCTCAtgtccagtgtgaaaggcctggCGGAAAACGAGGAGAACAAGG GCTTCCTGCGGAACGTGGTGTCCGGGGAGCACTACCGCTTCGTGAGCATGTGGATGGCCCGCACATCCTACCTGGCCGCCTTCGTCATCATGGTCATCTTC ACCTTGAGCGTGTCCATGCTGCTGCGCTACTCCCACCACCAGATCTTCGTCTTCATTG TGGACCTGCTGCAGATGCTGGAGATGAACATGGCCATCGCGTTCCCCGCAGCGCCCCTGCTGACCGTCATCCTGGCCCTCGTGG GAATGGAGGCCATCATGTCTGAGTTCTTCAACGACACCACCACGGCCTTCTACATCATTCTCATCGTGTGGCTGGCCGACCAGTATGACGCCATCTGCTGCCACACCAACACCAGCAAGCGGCACTGGCTTCG GTTCTTCTACCTGTACCACTTCGCCTTCTACGCCTACCACTACCGCTTCAACGGGCAGTACAGCAGCCTGGCCCTCGTCACTTCCTGGCTCTTCATCCAG CATTCCATGATCTACTTCTTCCACCACTACGAGCTGCCCGCCATTCTGCAGCAGATCCGCGTCCAGGAGATGCTGCTGCAGACGCCCCCGCTGGGCCCTGGCAGCCCCACGGCCCTGCCAGATGACCTGAACAACAACGGAGGCACCCCGGCTGCCACGCCCGACTCTACCAgccagccccctgccctgggccctggctTGCAGGGTGGTGGCGGAGGCCCTGGGCCCATGGCTGAGGCACCCAGCTCCCTGGTGGCCGCGGCGGCCTCGGTAGCCGCAGCAGCCAGTGGTGACCTGGGCTGGATGGCAGAGACGGCTGCCATCATCACAGACGCCTCCTTCTTATCTGGCCTGAGCGCCTCTCTCCTGGACCGGCGGCCGGCCAGCCCCCTCAGCCCCAGTGGGGCGCTCCCTCGGGACCCCCAGGACAGTGCCCCCACAAGCGACTCCCCAGGGTCTGACACAGCCCCGCAGACTGCTGGGGTGAGTGGGCCCAGCCTTGCGTCCATGGCTCCAGTGGATGCGCCCTCAGAGGTCGGCTCCTGA